The nucleotide sequence GATCGCCGCAGCCACTCGCCGTACATCAGCTGAGCGCGTCCGAGCTCCCCCACCATGCCGGTTGCCGCGAGGTGGTGGAGGGAGGCGACGTAATGGCGCTCGGCATCGACGTCTTCCGCCAGCAGCGCCGCGCATCGCTCCGCCATCGCCATCGCCCAGGGGCTCGCGCAGTCCTGTGCGAATCGCCGCACCCGCTCGGCCACGACTTCCGCTTCGTCGCGGTGCCCGCTCTTGGCCGCGGCCTCGACGAACTCGGTCAGCTGGTGAAATCCCGTGTGCAGGAACGGCCGCGAGACGAGGGAACTCAGTCGCGCGTACGCTTCTGGGAAACGCCCGTCGGCGATGTCGCCGATGGCAAGGGCCGCCGCGGCCATACGCCACACCCCGTACCAGCCCGCCTCGGCCATGGCATCCGCGATCTGCTGGACCGTCGCTTCCGGCGCCCCCATCCACGCGAGAAGTGCGGCGTTGACCACCTGCTCGTCCGCGTAGCCCACCGCCCGTCGCAGCTCGGCGGCCTGGTCCATGTGGTTGCCGGCCCGGGCGGGATTGCCGCGCGTCAATTCGACCGCGCTCAACACCCACAGGACGGCGTCCGCCTCACGGATCGCACCCGTCTCGCGCGCCACCCGAGCGGTGCGTCCCAGCACCCGGGCCGCGGCGTCCGGATCCCACAGCCCGATCGCCGGGACCACCGAGCAGAAGCTGAACTCCAGGAGTGTCGCGTCGTCGACTGATTCGAGCATCGCCTGCGCCTCTCGGAGACGGGGAACCGCGACGTCGTAGGGGTCGAGCGTCAGGCTGCCCAGAGCCCGCAGCAGGACGGCATAGGGGCCGGGCGCGGCACGGGCACCGCGCTCGAACCTGCGCCCCAGCTCTTCGACGGTCACCGACGCCATCATGTGCTCGGCGGTCTGCGCGAAGTTGAAAGCGTGCAACAGAGCCCGCTGTTGCAGCTGCGGCGCATCATCGCCAAAGCTGTCGGCCGCAGCCAGCATCATCGTGGCGCCGCTGAGGAGTGACGACGCGTCGCCGAGGAACAGGCCGCTCATGGCCCGCACGAACAGGAACCGGCCCCGGACGACCGGCGCGAGAGCGTCGATGTCGACGCCGGTGAGGAGATCGAGTGCCAATCGTGCGGCACCGCTCCCGATGGCGGCCTCGCTCGCTGCGACCAGCCTTTCGTCCCGCTGGCGCGGCTCGGGGCTCAACTCGGCCGCGCGCGCCAGTAGTCTGGCGCGCGAAGACAATCCGCCTCGCGTCGCGGCCCGGTCCGCCAGCCCGACGAGCTCTTCCGCAAGCTCCGCGTCGGGACCGGCGGCTGCGGCCGCCGCGTGCCAGGCGCTGAAGTCCTCGAACCCCCGGTCGGCCGTCTCGACCCGGAGGACGGCGTGGACCGCCCTGCGATCCACGTCGGACGCCGAGTTGTACACCGCCGCACGAATCATCGGATGCCGGAACCGCACCGCGTCGCGAACCTCCACGAGCCGCTGCGCCTCCAGCTCACCGGATGCCGCAGCGGCCAGTCCGAGCCTCGCACTCGCCGCTCGTACCACCCCGGCATCGCCCGCCGATTCCGCCGCAGCGACGAGCAGCCACATTCGGGCGTCAGTCGAAAGCTCGTGCACGCGGGAGGTGTAATGCGCCTCGAGCCGCCTCCCGATCGGCGCCGGCGATTGCGCCATCGCGGTGAGAGTCAGCCGCTGAGGATCCGCTTCCAGCGCGAGCTCGGTCAGAGCCAGCGGGTTTCCGCCCGTGCTTGCCACGAGCGCCGCCACGACCGACGGGTCCAGTGCCGCTCCCGTCAACCGGGTCATCAGCTCCGCCACCTCAGAGGCCGGCAGACCTGCGAGCCGCAGCGACGGTACACCCGCAAGCGCCAGCTGCACGCGCTCGTCGTCCCGGGCAGCGAAGATCATCGCGACCGACTCAGCCGACAGGCGCCTCGCCACGAATCCGAGCACCCCGAGGGACTCGGCGTCGAGGTGCTGCGCATCGTCGACGAGGATCACCAGCGGATGGGCCTCGCTCGCGGATGCGAGGAGCGACAGGGAGGCGAGGGCCACCAGAGGCCGTGTGGGCGGCTCGCCGTCCGAAAGGCCCGCCGCGATCAGGAGCGCATCACGCTGTCGGGGCGGCAGACCGTCGAGCTGCGCGCCGAGCATCCGGCCGAGTCGCTGTAACCCGCCGTAGGCGAAGTCAGACTCCGCTTCGAAGCCCGCCAATGGCAGCACCCGCGAGTTCGAAGAGAGACGCTGCACCTCGGCGAGGAGCGTGCTCTTGCCGACACCCGGGTCACCCAGCAGGAGAAGTGCGTCCGCCGCCCCATTGCGCGCGCCGGATACCAGCGCACGGAGGCGGCTCATCTCGTCTGCGCGTCCGAGAAGCGGCGTGGGGGGCATGACCACGCGATCACCGTATCCGCCGGCAAAGATCCCGGACAACAACCGATCCTTCGGGGTCTCAGGCATCGCAACCCCGCCGACGCTGGACGTGGTGTCTGCGATTGGCACGGCGCGCACGGGGCATGGCGATCTCCGGTTGTCAGGACACACCCTCGGGTCGGCGGTGGATGACTCAGGCATAGCACGCCGCGTTTCACGCAGGCAACGCGCGCCATCCGCCATTTCCCGCAGCAACCTACAACTTGGCGCGACGACGGGTCTGCACGGCAGTGAGCCGTGGCCGACCGAGGTTCGCGCCGCCCCAAGCTGGTTGGATGAGCGAAGGTTGAACCAACCCGTGGCATGGCCGGCTGCAAGAGCTCGAATGGAGGCCGATCGCTAGTGCGCGGGAGTCGTCCTCGTTCCTTCGGCCGTCTGATCCCTGCCGCTCAGATCGGAACACTCCCGAGGATGCTGCCACAGCCGCGTCGACGCGGACTCCCCAGAAGATACCCGTGGAGCGCGGTTCCTTCTCGAGAACACTGGCGATAGCCGGCGCCATCGCGTGATTTACCTACAGGCGGTCGAGGACACCTCACTTCTACGGCTCGACCCTGCGATGATCGACTCCATGACCACCCTCGTCAATGTGGATAACTTCGCGCTCGCTGAGACGCACCGGATGATGCACGACCTCCAGGCGAACGCCGGAGGTGTCAATCGATTGCTCCACAACCGCGAACCTGCGGCCATCGATCACCAGACCGTCATCCGGATGAATCGTGACACCCTGTACAGCTACGCGGTAGCCGACATCAGCGCCGGGGCGACGCTCACTGTTCCCGAGCACGGCGAGCGGTATCTGTCGACCATGGTCGTAAACGAGCATCACTACATCGACGCTGTTTTCCACGACCCCGGCACGTACGAGTTGTCGATCGAACAGTTCGGCACACCGCACGTGGTGATCGCGACCCGCATCCTCGTCGATCCGAGCGACCCTCATGACGTGGCCGCCGTGGCGGAGATCCAGGATCGCATCCGACTCGAAGCGCGGTCTTCGCAGCCGTTCGAGATGCCGGCGTACGACGGCGCGACGTTTGATGAAACGCGCAACGCGCTACTCGCGCTTGCCAGCAATATCACCGGGTTCGACCGGACCTTCGGCGCGCGCGACGAGG is from Microbacterium sp. LWH3-1.2 and encodes:
- a CDS encoding helix-turn-helix transcriptional regulator, producing the protein MPPTPLLGRADEMSRLRALVSGARNGAADALLLLGDPGVGKSTLLAEVQRLSSNSRVLPLAGFEAESDFAYGGLQRLGRMLGAQLDGLPPRQRDALLIAAGLSDGEPPTRPLVALASLSLLASASEAHPLVILVDDAQHLDAESLGVLGFVARRLSAESVAMIFAARDDERVQLALAGVPSLRLAGLPASEVAELMTRLTGAALDPSVVAALVASTGGNPLALTELALEADPQRLTLTAMAQSPAPIGRRLEAHYTSRVHELSTDARMWLLVAAAESAGDAGVVRAASARLGLAAAASGELEAQRLVEVRDAVRFRHPMIRAAVYNSASDVDRRAVHAVLRVETADRGFEDFSAWHAAAAAAGPDAELAEELVGLADRAATRGGLSSRARLLARAAELSPEPRQRDERLVAASEAAIGSGAARLALDLLTGVDIDALAPVVRGRFLFVRAMSGLFLGDASSLLSGATMMLAAADSFGDDAPQLQQRALLHAFNFAQTAEHMMASVTVEELGRRFERGARAAPGPYAVLLRALGSLTLDPYDVAVPRLREAQAMLESVDDATLLEFSFCSVVPAIGLWDPDAAARVLGRTARVARETGAIREADAVLWVLSAVELTRGNPARAGNHMDQAAELRRAVGYADEQVVNAALLAWMGAPEATVQQIADAMAEAGWYGVWRMAAAALAIGDIADGRFPEAYARLSSLVSRPFLHTGFHQLTEFVEAAAKSGHRDEAEVVAERVRRFAQDCASPWAMAMAERCAALLAEDVDAERHYVASLHHLAATGMVGELGRAQLMYGEWLRRSRRRRDARHHLREAAELLVRVGAARFAERARRELVALGDTPADAERPASALTAQETVIAQLAADGATNAEIGAALFISRNTVDYHLRKIFRKLGVSSRRQLADATRRS
- a CDS encoding DUF1254 domain-containing protein, with protein sequence MTTLVNVDNFALAETHRMMHDLQANAGGVNRLLHNREPAAIDHQTVIRMNRDTLYSYAVADISAGATLTVPEHGERYLSTMVVNEHHYIDAVFHDPGTYELSIEQFGTPHVVIATRILVDPSDPHDVAAVAEIQDRIRLEARSSQPFEMPAYDGATFDETRNALLALASNITGFDRTFGARDEVDPVRHLIGTAAGWGGLPSSEASYIGVNPRLPIGQYELTVGDVPVDGFWSISVYNAAGYFEPNEQDAYTINNITGVRNPDDTITVRFGTYPEGTPNALPITDGWNYLIRLYRPRPEIRDDSWTFPQLVQHS